Sequence from the Desulfovibrio oxyclinae DSM 11498 genome:
AGATACCGTCGGTGCCGACCAGAATCACCATCCCTTCTTCCAACTCGCGGCTGCGAAGTTCGAAGGTTGCATCCGGCGTGACGCCCAGCGGCAGGCCGTCGCCCCCCAATTCCTCGAAGCTGTCGGTTGCCGGGTCAAAGAGCAGGGCGGGATCGTGTCCTGCGCGAACCCAACTCACGCGGCGATTCTGGTCGAATTCCAAAAGGAAAAGGGTCATGAAGCGACCGGTGCCGTCCACGTCTTCGGAGACAAGCTGGTTGACCGAGCGCATGATCTCGTCCAGGGGCTGGTCGGCGGCGGCGCGAGAGCGCAGATAGGCCCGGACCGAGGCCATCATCAGCGCGGCCGGGATGCCGTGGCCAGTGACGTCGCCAACCGCGGCAAGAATCCTTTCGCCTTCGGCTCCCCTGATGATGAATCCGTAATAATCGCCGCCGGTTTCATCGCAGTAGGCGCTGTCGGCAGCCACGTCGTATACGTTGCTCTCCGGGGGCGCTGCAGGCAGCAGGTCCTGTTGAACCTGTTGCGCCACTTCGAGTGCGTTTTTGATGGCGACGCGCTCGCGCAGTTCCGGAACCATCTGGTTGAAGGCGTGGCTGAGCTGGCCGATCTCGTCCGTGGACCGCACCGTGGCGCGGGTGTTGAAATTGCCCAGCGCGACGCTGCGCACGGCAGAAGCCAGCTCGATGAGATTGCGCGTGTAGAGTCTGGAGAGAATCATCGCCACGCCGATTACCAGTCCGGCCACGACGAGAATGATGATACCCATTTCCTGCGTATGCTCGTGGACCTGTGCGAGAACGAATTCGCGGGCCTGTGTGGCGTCGCGGACCACGTCCGCCCTCGGAACGATGAGCAGCAGCGAGGTGCCGGTATCGTCCACCGGAGAGAAGGCCCAGAGGGTGTCGTGCTCGTCACCGGCGATGTGGGTCATGCCGGTTTCCCCTTTACGTATTCGCTCAAGGACTGCGGCAAAGGATTCATTCCCCGGTCTGGAGAGGGATTTTTTCCCTTCCGGCACCATCCAGTTGCCCTGGCGCTGCTCGCGGGTGGAGGTCTCTCTTGCGAGAATCTTGAGCTTGTCCGGGGCCTGATCGTCTTCTCCGTCGGGCCGCACGAGAAGAGCTTCCGAGTCTCCGGAATACATGTCGGCCTTGTGCCTGCGGCCGAGCAGGGAGTCGATGGGGACGACTATGCTGAGGTTACCCATGGTTTTCCCCATCGTGTCCCTTATGGGTGCGGTGATGCGAAACGACATTCGCTTCGTGAGTTCGTC
This genomic interval carries:
- a CDS encoding PP2C family protein-serine/threonine phosphatase, whose amino-acid sequence is MRIRFKLLILLLSIALIPLLAVQLSVREDITELGGTLAEQSEDTLVRKAGSGLERIAKDHARILRRERQLLEAASILLASKIEGVLYGHSHTAPNPDFSPPEDTIPYLEDYVLRLGNDSTVPLKVNFRELGVFTPNEAASESNATKALESLVPLLGRIKFDYPNLVLWVRVHLENGATVMYPGLEAAPDRAPGMGMGGMMHGGRMGGMMHGGMADGMMSEEMLDRMRSGLHGMRSRTPLGPPVGQELQTRLAWSQPGPDELTKRMSFRITAPIRDTMGKTMGNLSIVVPIDSLLGRRHKADMYSGDSEALLVRPDGEDDQAPDKLKILARETSTREQRQGNWMVPEGKKSLSRPGNESFAAVLERIRKGETGMTHIAGDEHDTLWAFSPVDDTGTSLLLIVPRADVVRDATQAREFVLAQVHEHTQEMGIIILVVAGLVIGVAMILSRLYTRNLIELASAVRSVALGNFNTRATVRSTDEIGQLSHAFNQMVPELRERVAIKNALEVAQQVQQDLLPAAPPESNVYDVAADSAYCDETGGDYYGFIIRGAEGERILAAVGDVTGHGIPAALMMASVRAYLRSRAAADQPLDEIMRSVNQLVSEDVDGTGRFMTLFLLEFDQNRRVSWVRAGHDPALLFDPATDSFEELGGDGLPLGVTPDATFELRSRELEEGMVILVGTDGIWETKSPDEEMYGKERLMTLMRENASASAVNVLAAIFEDLHDFRGDAPQDDDVTCAVFRVGFSDQAEPPTPEEMNY